In Cystobacter fuscus DSM 2262, the genomic stretch ACTCAGGGGCTCGGGGGCTGCCCCAGCACGACGGTGGGCTGGTCGCAGTGGCAGCCGAGCTGGAACGGCAATGCGAACACCATGGGCACCTACTACTGCTATGGAACTGTTCCCGCGGGCAACGAGGGCTTTACCTTCCCGGCCACGCTGGCCAGCTCGGAGCGTACCGGATCGGCCCAATACACCTGTAGCAATGGCTCGTGGGTGTTCCAGGGCGGCTCCTGCAACGGCAAGGTCGTGAGCACCATGACCGCCTCTGGCTCTTCCGTGACGTGCTCCTCCACGGATCCCGTGAAGACCAAGTGGATCGGCTGGTACGTGTCTGATTTCAAGCGGTGCCCGGATACCGGCGGGCTCGACTGGTGGGTGAATCAGTACAACAACACCACCATTTGCTCTGCGTCCAACAACTACGACGGGTATGCGACCAGGGACGCCTGCTTCCGCGCGTATCTGCAGGAGGGCGGGAAGTCGAATGGCGAATTCTATGAAGCCCAGTCGAGCGGTCACATCGCCGCGAATTCCGAGGCCAACGCCTGCGGTTCGATGGCCGGTTATCCCTGGACCAACGTCCTGGCCAACGGAGCGACCTGCAAGTACAAGCCCTGAGTTGTTCTAGCGGAGGCTGACGAAGGGCTCGGAACCGGCTGGTGGTTCCGAGCCCTTGGGATGCTTGGATATTCATGGGTTGGCGCCCTGGTGGACCCGCGCGAGGCCATATGCAATCACGCCCACCGCACGGGAGACGCCAGGAGAAGAGGAGCTCCTTCCCGCTGAGGGCACGGGTCGGGTGTGGAGGCCGCGGCGGGGTGCAGGCATACCTGTCGCAGTAGAGCTACTCCTTCGTCACCGCGAGGCCCCGTACGAGGGCGCGACGCGGCACGAGGTGGAGGCGCCGCATCTGTATGCCATGCACCGTCAAAGCTGGCCTCGCGGGCAGTTCTGCCGCGAGCGGGCCACTGCTAGCGTCCTTTTGCGATGCGATTCGGAGCGGGTCGCATCATATTCCGGGGGATTGACCAGGAGTCGAAGGCCGCCATCGCCAGACTGCTGGAGGTGATTGGCGAGCAGGCGGAGCATGGGGGAATTCCGGGAGCCCCCGGCCAGGGGTCCGTGAGGAAGAATCCCTTCTTCGGGTCCTTCGCGCCCATGCGGACTTCAAGCCTTCGTCTGACGCCGGGCAGAGAACCAACCACCCAGGCGAACCGGGCCGTGGGCGCACCCGCGCGCGAATTCTCCATCTCCATCCGACCGCGTGCGGCATGGCACGCGCGGCCCGGGGGCCACACCCTGGCCAGGGTGTTCTTCAATGCACTAAAAAACCCTTCCCCATGCTCCTCTCCCCCCTGCCTGTTTTCGCCGCGCTCCTGACCGCCACGGCCTCGCCGCCCGCGGTCGAGAATGGCTACCGCACGCCCCCCGAGCCCATCGCGAGCATCCTCGCGGCCCCGGCCACCCCCTTTGTGCTGGTGAATTCCCAGCACCAGAGTCTGGCCCTGCTCGGCTACGAGAGCATGCCGGGCATCGAGCGGCTCTCCCGGCCCATCCTCCGGCTGGCGAGCTACCGCATCGACCCGGCCACCACGGGTCAGAGCGAGATATATGCGCGGTGGTACAACGCGCTGACCCTCCAGGAGCTCGCCACGGGCAAGGAGGTGGCGGTGCCCCTGCCCGCGGGCTCGCGCTACGCCTCGCCCCAGTGGTCGCCGGATGGCAAGCGGCTCGCGTTCATGCTCGAGCGGCCCAAGGAGCTGGAGCTGTGGGTGGTCGAGCAGGATGGCTCGGCCCGGCGCATCACCGGGGCGCTCAACGCCGCGTTCGGTTCGGCCTTCCGCTGGCTGCCCGACAGCACCGGCTTCGTCGTGCGGCAGGTGCGGGCGGACCGGGGCGCGCCTCCCACCGTCTCCAGCACCCCCACCGGACCCATCGTCGAGGAGAATGACGGCCAGACCCGGCCCGCGCGCACCCACGCCGACCTGCTGCGCAACCCCTCCGATGAGGCCCTGTTCGAGTACTATTTCACCGGCCAGCTCGCGCGTGTGGCGCTGGACGGCTCGGCGCCGCGCCCCATCGGCGCGCCGGGGCTCCTCCCCCGCTTCTCCGTGTCGCCCGATGGCCGCTACCTGCTCACCGAGACCCTGAAGCGGCCCTTCTCCTATCAACTGCCCGCCAGCTCCTTCCCCACGGAGATCGCGGTCTCGACGCTCGACGGACAGCGCGCGCGGACGATCGTCGACCGGCCGCTGGCGGACGAGGTGCCCATCGAATACGACTCCGTCGTCCGGGGGCCGCGCGAGGTGGAATGGCGCGCGGATGCGCCCGCGACGCTCGCCTGGGCCGAGGCGCTGGACGGGGGCAATCCCAAGGCGGACGTGCCCTTCCATGACAGCCTGTGGCTGCAGGCGGCGCCCTTCAAGGCGGCGCCCGTCAAGCTCGCCAACCTCCAGGAGCGCTTCTCCAAGGTGTACTGGGGCCGCGCCGACCACGCGCTGGTGCTCGAGCGCAAGCGGAAGACGCGCACCGAGCGGCGCTCGGTGGTGAACCCCTCGCGGCCGGGGACGGCGCGGCTTCTCCTGGAGCGCAACTTCCAGGACCAGTACGGGGATCCCGGCCTGCCGCTGCTGGAGGACAACGCCGCGGGCAAGCCGGCGTTGCGCTACACGTCCGATGGACGCGCCTTCTTCATGTCGGGCGATGGCGCGACGAAGGCGGGCTACTTCCCCTTCGTCGACCGGCACGAGGTGGCCAGCGGCCGGGTGACGCGGGTGTGGGCCGCCCAGGCGCCCTACTACGAGAGCGTGGAGGCGGTGCTCGACGCGGAGGGCACCCGCCTGCTCACGCAACGCCAGAGCGCGACGGAGGCGCCCAATTACTGGCTGCGCAGCGTGAAGGACGGCAAGAGCCGGGCGATCACCGCCTTCAAGGATCCGGCGCCGGTGTTCGCGGGGGTGACGCAGAAGACGATCGTCTACTCGCGCGCGGACGGGCTGCCGCTGTCGGGCACGCTCTACCTGCCGGCGGGCTACGAGCCCCGGCGCGACGGACCGCTGCCGACGCTGCTGTGGGCCTACCCGGCCGAGTACACCGATGCCAAGGTCGCCGGGCAGACGGTGGACATGGGCAACGTGTTCACGCGGCCCAGCGGCTTCAGCCACCTGTTCCTGCTCACCCAGGGCTACGCGGTGCTGGACAATCCGGCGATGCCCATCGTGGGCGCGAACGGCGCCGAGCCCAATGACACCTATGTCGAGCAGCTCCGGGCGGACGCCGAGGCGGCGGTGGAGGCGCTGGTGAAGCTGGGCGTGAGCGACCGTGACCGCCTGGCGGTGGCCGGCCACAGCTACGGCGCCTTCATGACGGCCAACCTGCTGGCGCACACGGAGTTGTTCCGCGCGGGCATCGCGTGCTCGGGCGCCTACAACCGCACGCTCACCCCGTTCAGCTTCCAGTCCGAGGAGCGCACCTACTGGAAGGCGCCGGAGACCTATACGCGGATGAGCCCGTTCACCTACGCGGACCGGATCCGCGAGCCCCTGCTGCTCATCCATGGCGGGGCGGACAGCAACCCGGGCACCTTCCCCATCCAGTCCGAGCGCTTCTACGCCGCGCTCAAGGGCAACGGCGGCACGGCCCGTTACGTGCTCCTGCCCAACGAGGGCCACGGCTATAACGCCCGGGAGTCCATCGGGCACGTGAACTGGGAGATGGTGAACTGGCTCGACCGTCACGTGAAGAACGCGCCCCCGCGCGCCCCGGCGACGGCGGCGGACACGGTGCCCTGAGCGTCTCCGGGGCGCTGGACGTGCCCGCGGCGCGCTGAGCCAGCTCAGGCCGCTTCCGCGCCTCCTTGAGCCCCAAGCACCCACAGGGACCTGGAAGCCCCCACGCTCCCGCGGCCTGCCGGAGAGTCGAATTACAACTCCCCCGTCATCAGCGAGTCACTGGCGGCGCTCTATCTCACGTCCTCGATCATGCCCGGGAGCCCGCGCTCGAGCGCCCCCCTGCCCCACCGGCCCCAGCAGTAAATCGGCGGGACCTCCCGCACAGGCGAATCAGGTGTCCGCGGTAACCCAGCGAGTCCGGCTGAAGGTCGGCCCGTCGACGACGCGCAGCGGGACGGCTGCCTCGGCGCAGGATTCCGACAGCCGACTCCAGAGCGTTGCGGCCTGCTCTTCGCGAACGACGATGTGCGCGAAGTCTCCGTCGGGACCGGCGCGCATCAGCGCAAAGGGCTGGTTTTCAGCGCCGCCGAGAACCTTCTCTGTCCGGCGCGGCTCGAACGCGGCTTCGACGAGAGGATGCTCGAGAGCGGGAGGCGGTCCGCCAGGCGGTGACACCAGCGCGAGCTGTCCCCCCTGACACCAGGGGAACGCCGACTCATCGAACAGGTGCAATGCCACCTGTGGATCGCGCGTGCATCGCAGGGGAAACGAGGGGTGCCCCATCAGCGCGTGGAGTCGGCCTGGTGCGAGGACACGCGCAGCGCCCCCGGGCACGGGGCTCCATGGGGTGCCCCGAGCAAGGTGCACCCTGGAGTCGAGGAACGTCACCCGACCCACATGGCACAGCAGGGTGACGAGGATTCGCTGCACCGCATCGGGCACGCCGGCATCGACGGGAGCGTGGCTCATGACCCATCCGAGCACGCCCTCCTCAAGCGGCGGCCGACGGGCGGCAGCGCCCCCGAGGAAAAGCGGCTCGGGCGCGTGTGTCAGGACCAGTTCCACGACACGGGGGGCATGCGACCCCTCTCCGGCCAGACGGCTCCCGCTCACCTTGCCGGTGCCTCCGACGCCCTCTCGAAGTAGATCTCCTCGACGTAAGGTCACGGATGTGGTGGCTCTCCGCGATGACCGACAGACATTCGCCCTGCTCGACCACGTGCACGCTCATGACCAGGAAAGATCCTGCTCAAGAGGTAAATGAAACGTTACCCGGCCTGCCGCCAGCGAGGGAGCAGCTCAACCCGGGAAGGCCGCGCTCCTCACTCCGAGCATCTACCAGTGAACGAGGGGTGGGACATCCAGTAGAGGAGCGCGGATCCAGCGGCCAGGAATACGTCTCCGGATTGAGTCCAAAATGGGTCCGGCAAGAACTGATCTGGTCCCGCGCATAGGCGGAAGAGAGGCCGTGTAGACGACCCGAGCCATGTCCACCCGGATGACCTTCCCGATGAACGTGAGCCTGAGCGCGAAGCACGTGGTGCTCAGCAGCGCCTATCTGGCCAGCGTGCAGGTGCTGGAGCGGGCCACGGGAGACATCCTGCGGACCCTTCCCAACACGAATGGCGTCCAGGGCGCGCTCGAGCTGCCCGATGGCACGCTGCTCGTCGCCGAGGCCGCCACGGGCCGGCTCGTGAAGGTGGACGCCGCCG encodes the following:
- a CDS encoding S9 family peptidase, whose product is MLLSPLPVFAALLTATASPPAVENGYRTPPEPIASILAAPATPFVLVNSQHQSLALLGYESMPGIERLSRPILRLASYRIDPATTGQSEIYARWYNALTLQELATGKEVAVPLPAGSRYASPQWSPDGKRLAFMLERPKELELWVVEQDGSARRITGALNAAFGSAFRWLPDSTGFVVRQVRADRGAPPTVSSTPTGPIVEENDGQTRPARTHADLLRNPSDEALFEYYFTGQLARVALDGSAPRPIGAPGLLPRFSVSPDGRYLLTETLKRPFSYQLPASSFPTEIAVSTLDGQRARTIVDRPLADEVPIEYDSVVRGPREVEWRADAPATLAWAEALDGGNPKADVPFHDSLWLQAAPFKAAPVKLANLQERFSKVYWGRADHALVLERKRKTRTERRSVVNPSRPGTARLLLERNFQDQYGDPGLPLLEDNAAGKPALRYTSDGRAFFMSGDGATKAGYFPFVDRHEVASGRVTRVWAAQAPYYESVEAVLDAEGTRLLTQRQSATEAPNYWLRSVKDGKSRAITAFKDPAPVFAGVTQKTIVYSRADGLPLSGTLYLPAGYEPRRDGPLPTLLWAYPAEYTDAKVAGQTVDMGNVFTRPSGFSHLFLLTQGYAVLDNPAMPIVGANGAEPNDTYVEQLRADAEAAVEALVKLGVSDRDRLAVAGHSYGAFMTANLLAHTELFRAGIACSGAYNRTLTPFSFQSEERTYWKAPETYTRMSPFTYADRIREPLLLIHGGADSNPGTFPIQSERFYAALKGNGGTARYVLLPNEGHGYNARESIGHVNWEMVNWLDRHVKNAPPRAPATAADTVP